One window of the Candidatus Dadabacteria bacterium genome contains the following:
- the ispE gene encoding 4-(cytidine 5'-diphospho)-2-C-methyl-D-erythritol kinase, translating to MSFVKLLSPAKVNLFLRILGKRPDGYHEIQSILQPVSLFDEVSLSVEPGKGSGLLCSGREMPSGGDNLAVAASRLYLEEAGIRKKVSIGIKKNIPLGAGLGGGSSNAAAVLVGLNRILGEFTDRNLLRMAASLGADVPFFVRSTSSFVEGAGEKVKVLSRFPLFHYVIIFPRKSLSTREVYSRWEPPSRPPERIDAVSLAGSFHRGDLPLKNGLEDTVFGIFPEILSLRETFRSLGVRFALVSGSGSSVFSVFRKRREAEEIHEYLATSSEFDVFLASGISGWHFLAD from the coding sequence ATGAGTTTTGTGAAGCTTCTCTCTCCCGCAAAGGTGAACCTGTTTCTGAGGATTCTCGGAAAACGCCCCGACGGCTACCACGAGATACAGTCGATACTTCAGCCTGTAAGTCTCTTTGACGAGGTGAGTCTTTCGGTAGAACCGGGGAAGGGGTCAGGTCTTTTGTGCTCGGGGAGGGAAATGCCCTCCGGAGGAGACAATCTTGCCGTGGCCGCCTCCCGCCTTTATCTTGAAGAAGCCGGGATTCGAAAAAAGGTCTCCATAGGGATAAAAAAGAATATTCCCCTAGGTGCCGGCCTTGGCGGGGGAAGCTCAAACGCCGCGGCGGTTTTGGTGGGCCTGAACAGGATCCTCGGGGAATTTACCGACCGGAACCTGCTCCGGATGGCCGCATCTCTCGGAGCAGACGTTCCGTTTTTTGTAAGATCCACCTCTTCGTTTGTCGAGGGAGCGGGGGAGAAGGTGAAGGTGCTTTCTCGTTTTCCGCTTTTTCACTACGTTATCATTTTCCCGCGAAAAAGCCTCTCTACCAGGGAGGTATACAGCAGGTGGGAACCTCCTTCCCGCCCGCCTGAGAGAATTGATGCCGTTTCGCTGGCCGGGAGCTTCCACCGGGGAGATCTTCCGCTTAAAAACGGACTTGAGGACACAGTCTTCGGGATTTTTCCGGAAATCCTTTCCCTGAGGGAAACTTTCCGGTCGCTCGGGGTCCGCTTCGCGCTCGTCTCGGGGAGCGGCTCGTCGGTTTTTTCCGTTTTCAGAAAGCGGCGGGAGGCTGAGGAAATCCACGAGTATCTGGCGACGTCTTCAGAGTTCGATGTTTTTCTCGCAAGCGGGATAAGCGGCTGGCACTTTCTTGCTGACTGA